The genomic region GGGACAAATTGGATAACAGAACGGTTCTTAGATGCAGCACGGCAGGTAGAGGATTTTCAATTAACGGCTGTGTTCTCACGTACGGAAAAAAGAGCGGCAGAATTTGCATCGAAGTATAATGCTCCACATACATTTACGAGCATTCAGGAGATGGCGGATAGTGATCAACTTGATGCTGTATACATAGCATCTCCAAATTCTCTTCATAAAGAATATGCTATTGCATTAATGAATGGAAAAAAACATGTTTTATGTGAAAAACCTATGGGGTCAAATGTGCGTGAAGTGGAGGAAATGATCCAGGCAGCCCGGGACAATCAAGTTTTACTTATGGAAGCGCTAAAAAGCAGCTTTTTGCCTAACTTTAAGGCGGTACAGGAAAACTTACATAAAGTGGGACAGATACGCCGATATATAGGAAACTACTGTCAATATTCTTCCAGATATGATAAGTACAAAGAAGGAACAGTGCTAAACGCATTCAAGCCTGAGTTTTCGAATGGGTCTCTGATGGATATTGGTGTATATGGTATATATCCAATGGTGGTGCTATTTGGCGAACCTGAAGAGGTAAAAGCAAATGGTGTGATGTTAGAATCCGGAGTAGATGGGCAAGGTACGGTTTTAGTAAAATATGGTGACATGGAAGGCATCGTTATGCATTCCAAGATTACCAATTCAGAAATGCCTTCTGAAATTCAAGGTGAGAAAGGCAGCCTCATCATTGACCCTATACATAGGGCTGAACGAGTCATCTTCCGGGACCATCATGGAAATGAAGAAGATTTGAGTGTGCCACAAAATGAGAATTCCATGTATGATGAAACAAAGGAATTCATTTCGTTAATCAAAGAGAATAAACGGGAATCAGATATCAATACCTTTGAGACTTCCGTTACAGTAGCCCGAATTATAGAGGAAGCACGGAAGCAAGTGGGCGTTGTGTTTCCGGCTGACCAAAAATAGGAGAAATACGAAAAAGAGCATTTTCAAGGTGATTTGGAAATGCTCTTTTTTGTTTTGGGTTATTAAGCTTGTCTATGTATATGTCTATCACACATTAACCGGCCGTAATATCTCCACTGATGGAAGTTTCCCTTTATTTATTTTGTTCCAGTTTCCATTTATTATATTCTAAAAAGCTTTTAAACTCCTCTTTGGAAACACCAGATTGCATGGCTTCCTGAACTAAGGTTATCCATTCCTGATCTAAATGTTCCTTTGACAAATTCTCTGTTTTGTCATGAAGAAAGGTATTTACCGATACACCTAAAACAGCAGAAATTTTTTCAAGAAACTGAATGGAAGGGTTGGATTGTAAATTCCGTTCAATGGAGCTTAAATATGATTTTGCCACACCTGCTTGTTCGGCTAATTCGGATAGTGACATGTTTTTTTGTTCACGCTGCTTTTTTATACGTTCTCCTATCATCTTTTTCACCTTCCTTAGGCCTCATTATAACATAAAAACATCCAGGTGTTTGATATGGAGAACGCAATTTTTTAAAAATTAAGTCTATACGACTAAAAAGGAACAGGATTGGTAAGAAATTTTTTTATCTCCTCCTCAGTAATACCTATTTCCAAAGCTTCCAGTATGAGTTCTACCCACTCAGGGTCAAGGCCTGTTAGCTGACTCATTCCATAGATTCCCCCTCTGCATTAAGAATAAATACTCTCTCTTTTTATTTTTTAA from Virgibacillus sp. MSP4-1 harbors:
- a CDS encoding Gfo/Idh/MocA family protein, whose amino-acid sequence is MVRFGVIGTNWITERFLDAARQVEDFQLTAVFSRTEKRAAEFASKYNAPHTFTSIQEMADSDQLDAVYIASPNSLHKEYAIALMNGKKHVLCEKPMGSNVREVEEMIQAARDNQVLLMEALKSSFLPNFKAVQENLHKVGQIRRYIGNYCQYSSRYDKYKEGTVLNAFKPEFSNGSLMDIGVYGIYPMVVLFGEPEEVKANGVMLESGVDGQGTVLVKYGDMEGIVMHSKITNSEMPSEIQGEKGSLIIDPIHRAERVIFRDHHGNEEDLSVPQNENSMYDETKEFISLIKENKRESDINTFETSVTVARIIEEARKQVGVVFPADQK
- a CDS encoding helix-turn-helix domain-containing protein; translated protein: MIGERIKKQREQKNMSLSELAEQAGVAKSYLSSIERNLQSNPSIQFLEKISAVLGVSVNTFLHDKTENLSKEHLDQEWITLVQEAMQSGVSKEEFKSFLEYNKWKLEQNK
- a CDS encoding anti-repressor SinI family protein; translated protein: MSQLTGLDPEWVELILEALEIGITEEEIKKFLTNPVPF